From Prochlorococcus sp. MIT 1223, the proteins below share one genomic window:
- a CDS encoding DUF6737 family protein, whose protein sequence is MNLDSFTKSFNDYWNSKPFWCQPWSIILSGITLIGFTWFVFSSYFFSIIITLIVLTWWILFLIIAPKAST, encoded by the coding sequence ATGAATCTAGATAGCTTTACAAAGTCATTTAACGATTATTGGAATAGTAAGCCATTCTGGTGTCAGCCTTGGTCGATAATCCTTTCAGGAATAACCTTAATTGGTTTTACTTGGTTTGTCTTTTCTAGTTATTTCTTCTCAATAATAATTACATTAATTGTCTTAACTTGGTGGATATTATTCTTAATCATAGCCCCTAAGGCTTCTACTTAA
- the nth gene encoding endonuclease III, with protein MNRKERSEVIMKRLEELYPTVPIPLDHKNSFTLLIAVVLSAQSTDKKVNELTKPLFRIASDPEAMIEIGEKKIYEFIRQLGLSKTKAKNVFNLSNKLKEDFNSKVPNNFKDLESLPGVGHKTASVVLAQSFGIPTFPIDTHIHRLAQRWGMSNGINVKQTEKDLKRIFPKDKWNKLHLQIIFYGREYCTAKGCDGTLCNLCVELYPNRSKPFLHKKA; from the coding sequence ATGAACAGAAAAGAACGTAGCGAAGTTATTATGAAAAGACTAGAAGAGCTATATCCGACGGTCCCAATACCCCTTGACCATAAGAATAGTTTTACATTACTAATAGCTGTTGTCTTAAGTGCACAATCAACAGACAAAAAAGTAAATGAATTAACTAAACCATTATTTAGAATTGCATCTGATCCAGAAGCAATGATTGAGATAGGAGAAAAGAAAATTTACGAATTTATACGACAATTAGGTTTGTCCAAGACAAAAGCAAAAAATGTGTTTAATTTATCTAATAAATTAAAGGAAGATTTTAATAGTAAAGTACCTAATAACTTTAAGGATTTAGAATCGCTACCTGGCGTAGGTCATAAAACAGCTAGTGTTGTACTGGCACAATCATTCGGTATACCTACATTTCCCATTGACACACATATTCATAGACTTGCACAAAGATGGGGAATGTCGAATGGTATTAATGTTAAACAAACAGAAAAAGATTTAAAGAGAATCTTTCCAAAAGACAAATGGAACAAATTACATCTTCAGATAATATTTTATGGACGTGAATACTGTACGGCCAAAGGATGTGACGGAACTTTATGTAATCTATGTGTAGAGCTTTACCCCAATAGGAGTAAACCTTTTTTACATAAAAAAGCTTAG
- a CDS encoding NAD-dependent epimerase/dehydratase family protein: protein MKILIIGGTRFIGKSLVRKLASKGYEITLFTRGLNPVPDFVEHIKGDRHVQDDLQSLAGRNFDVITDSSGRTLEDSKRIIEITGHPNLRFIYISSAGVYQKSEVLPLNEECLIDENSRHIGKYLTEIWLKEEKIPYTSFRPTYIYGPGNYNPIEKWFFDRLLNKRPIPIPDNGHTITQLGHVEDLTSAIAKSLESDKTLNQIYNCSSKQAVTFKGLVYIAAKACGVIKSDINLTSFNSSMLDSKSRKAFPLRLEHFYTDISKLEKDIDWTPEYDINQGFIDSYNNDYLLNRNNEIDFTSDEKLIDS, encoded by the coding sequence TTGAAAATTCTCATTATTGGTGGGACCAGGTTTATTGGAAAATCTCTTGTAAGGAAATTAGCAAGTAAAGGTTACGAAATAACCTTGTTTACAAGAGGCCTTAACCCTGTACCTGATTTTGTTGAGCATATAAAGGGAGATCGACATGTCCAGGATGATCTTCAATCTCTAGCTGGTAGGAATTTTGATGTAATTACAGATTCTTCTGGAAGAACCTTAGAAGACAGTAAAAGGATAATTGAGATAACAGGACATCCTAATTTGAGGTTTATTTATATAAGTTCGGCTGGTGTTTATCAAAAATCGGAAGTACTTCCTCTAAATGAGGAATGCTTAATAGATGAAAATAGTAGACATATCGGTAAGTACTTAACAGAAATTTGGTTGAAGGAGGAAAAGATTCCATATACAAGTTTCAGGCCTACATATATATATGGCCCAGGAAATTATAATCCAATTGAGAAATGGTTCTTTGATAGATTATTGAACAAAAGGCCTATACCTATTCCTGACAATGGTCATACGATAACTCAATTAGGCCATGTTGAGGATTTAACTAGTGCAATAGCAAAATCTCTTGAATCTGATAAAACGCTTAATCAAATATATAATTGTTCTAGCAAACAAGCCGTTACCTTCAAAGGCTTAGTTTATATAGCAGCAAAAGCGTGTGGTGTTATTAAATCTGATATAAATCTAACATCATTTAATTCTTCAATGCTAGATAGTAAATCTCGAAAGGCTTTCCCATTAAGGCTTGAGCATTTTTATACTGATATATCCAAGTTAGAAAAAGACATTGATTGGACGCCAGAATATGACATAAATCAAGGATTTATTGATAGTTATAATAATGATTATCTTCTTAATAGAAATAATGAAATAGATTTTACTTCTGATGAGAAATTGATTGACTCCTAA
- a CDS encoding pilus assembly protein, translated as MKPITNSDSIISGLCREIEYIKLRSQSIMISLTYCKNQSLIRRLNNELSHLNKRKVSIKEMATILETQCMRNSLSIDLLNEIIGRTLIKI; from the coding sequence ATGAAACCTATAACAAACTCAGACTCTATAATTTCAGGCTTATGTAGAGAGATTGAGTATATAAAGTTAAGATCACAATCTATAATGATTTCTTTGACGTATTGCAAGAATCAATCTCTTATTAGACGTCTTAATAACGAACTATCTCATTTAAACAAAAGGAAAGTTTCAATTAAAGAAATGGCAACTATCTTAGAAACTCAATGTATGAGAAACAGTCTTTCTATTGATTTGCTAAATGAAATAATAGGAAGAACTTTAATCAAGATTTAA
- the hisA gene encoding 1-(5-phosphoribosyl)-5-[(5-phosphoribosylamino)methylideneamino]imidazole-4-carboxamide isomerase: MEVIPAIDLLDGNCVRLNQGDYHKVTQFSSNPKSQAIYWQKNGAKRLHLVDLNGAKTGNISNDEPILEISKSLQIPIQIGGGIRSIERAKQLLNYGIEKVILGTIAIEQPDLVIKLTNMYPGRIIIGIDAKDGKVATRGWITQSEINATDLAREISNQDIAAIISTDISTDGTLEGPNIESLRSIAEVSKVPVIASGGIGSIADLLSLIPLEEQGVKGVIVGRALYDKKFDLKNAQKALSSPRLQDFTKTNSYFA; encoded by the coding sequence ATGGAAGTAATTCCTGCAATAGATCTTCTTGATGGGAATTGTGTGAGACTAAATCAAGGCGATTACCACAAAGTAACTCAATTCAGTAGTAACCCAAAGTCTCAAGCCATTTACTGGCAAAAGAATGGAGCTAAAAGATTACATCTAGTGGATCTTAATGGCGCCAAGACCGGAAATATTAGTAATGATGAACCAATTTTAGAAATATCTAAATCATTGCAAATCCCAATTCAGATTGGAGGCGGGATAAGAAGCATTGAAAGAGCGAAACAACTTTTAAATTATGGAATTGAAAAAGTAATTCTTGGAACTATTGCTATTGAACAACCTGATCTGGTAATCAAATTGACCAACATGTATCCCGGCAGGATAATTATAGGGATAGATGCTAAGGATGGAAAAGTTGCAACTAGAGGTTGGATAACTCAAAGCGAAATAAATGCAACAGATCTGGCTAGGGAAATTTCGAATCAAGACATAGCGGCAATAATAAGTACTGACATATCAACTGACGGAACGCTTGAAGGACCAAACATTGAATCACTTAGATCAATAGCTGAAGTGAGTAAAGTGCCTGTAATCGCATCAGGTGGGATCGGATCTATAGCTGACCTTCTATCTCTCATACCCCTAGAAGAGCAAGGGGTTAAAGGAGTAATTGTCGGGAGAGCACTCTACGACAAGAAATTTGATTTAAAAAATGCTCAAAAAGCTTTATCAAGCCCAAGGCTTCAGGACTTCACAAAAACTAATAGTTATTTCGCATGA
- a CDS encoding ferritin, translated as MDQITRKAIELNKGPAGRAIAQPMEESLIHALYEHITLERSASAQYLALSLWFAERELRGFAKFFEKESREEMEHASSFCKYVVARGQTVVLDQLEKPNQDYVSIQDIISETFQMEVDVTTSLQQIYSMAERSNDARTTVFLDPVIEDQIKSEDYFAYLIGKVKFANENSSSILIIDNELSSIN; from the coding sequence ATGGATCAAATTACTCGGAAAGCAATTGAATTAAATAAAGGTCCTGCTGGAAGAGCAATTGCTCAACCTATGGAGGAATCCCTGATTCATGCTCTATACGAACACATAACGCTAGAAAGGTCGGCAAGCGCACAATATCTAGCATTATCACTATGGTTTGCTGAAAGAGAATTAAGAGGATTTGCAAAATTCTTTGAAAAAGAATCTCGTGAGGAGATGGAACACGCTTCTTCCTTCTGCAAATACGTTGTAGCTAGGGGACAAACTGTAGTGCTTGATCAATTAGAAAAGCCTAATCAAGATTATGTTTCTATCCAGGACATTATTAGTGAAACATTTCAAATGGAGGTAGACGTAACTACTTCCCTTCAGCAAATATATTCAATGGCTGAAAGATCTAATGATGCCAGAACTACAGTTTTCTTGGATCCAGTTATCGAAGATCAAATTAAGTCTGAGGATTATTTCGCATATTTGATAGGTAAGGTTAAATTCGCAAATGAAAATTCATCTTCTATTTTAATAATAGACAATGAACTAAGTAGTATTAATTAG
- a CDS encoding PCC domain-containing protein, with amino-acid sequence MRLKNIRLTKSTDLLISLEELSKKEKLEGYVLSIVGDLSTATFKCPNHEEIKKLSGHFEIISLGGTISPHNTHLHLSVSDDKCQLFGGHLEKGSLVLKAVDILVGFLDLDNEHQNSQLPISLINRVEVYILEGCPWSKRAVRLLKMLDIPHNIITLKDDDEFEKLNKRSHSTTFPQIFIDGSFVGGYDELVRLSNEGHLSNLK; translated from the coding sequence ATGAGATTAAAAAACATAAGACTTACTAAGTCAACAGATTTACTAATTAGTCTAGAAGAATTATCTAAGAAGGAAAAGTTAGAAGGTTATGTATTAAGTATTGTAGGTGACTTATCAACTGCAACTTTTAAGTGCCCTAACCACGAAGAAATAAAAAAATTATCAGGTCACTTTGAGATAATATCTTTAGGAGGAACAATATCTCCTCATAACACACATCTCCATTTGAGCGTATCAGATGATAAATGTCAGTTATTTGGCGGTCATTTAGAAAAAGGTTCACTAGTATTAAAGGCAGTTGATATATTGGTTGGCTTTTTAGATCTAGATAATGAACACCAAAACAGTCAGTTACCAATTAGTCTAATAAATAGAGTAGAAGTCTATATTTTAGAGGGATGTCCTTGGTCTAAGAGAGCAGTTCGGCTTTTAAAAATGTTAGATATTCCACATAACATTATTACTCTAAAAGATGACGACGAGTTTGAAAAATTAAACAAAAGATCCCATTCTACAACTTTTCCTCAGATCTTTATTGATGGATCTTTTGTTGGTGGATACGACGAACTAGTTAGGTTGAGTAACGAAGGACATTTATCTAATCTAAAATGA
- a CDS encoding GNAT family N-acetyltransferase — protein sequence MINSFSIRNLQFEDIPIITNWAKIEGFAPGVGDVLIYRNTDQQGIWTACLEGKPIGCIAGVKYNPNYGFIGLFIVLEQYRGNGFGIQLWKHAINYLKDVPLIGLEAAPNRINDYKKWGFEICSTTTRWQCECIDELVGPNLYTDYELEGFVIQQANDLPSSGVQIYDASRETTPRPHFLSDWLDRKEGSVSVLLDKNHICHGFGRIRPCLLKAGKGWRIGPLLADTPPLAEMLLRRLISSHSGTILIDTPGLNPYSKYLLESLGFSEVSRTFRMYKGIHPPVSNNQVYGLACLELG from the coding sequence ATGATAAATTCTTTTAGTATAAGAAATCTTCAATTTGAAGATATACCAATTATTACTAACTGGGCAAAAATAGAAGGATTTGCTCCTGGAGTAGGAGATGTTTTGATTTATAGAAATACAGATCAACAAGGCATCTGGACTGCTTGCCTTGAGGGTAAGCCTATAGGTTGTATTGCAGGGGTAAAGTATAATCCTAACTATGGATTTATAGGCTTATTTATAGTCTTAGAGCAATACCGTGGAAACGGTTTTGGAATTCAACTATGGAAACATGCTATAAATTATCTTAAAGATGTCCCCTTAATTGGTTTAGAGGCAGCTCCTAACAGAATCAACGATTATAAAAAATGGGGATTTGAAATATGTTCTACTACTACAAGGTGGCAATGTGAATGTATTGACGAGCTTGTGGGCCCGAATTTATATACTGATTACGAATTGGAAGGATTTGTTATTCAGCAAGCAAATGATCTTCCTTCAAGTGGGGTTCAAATTTATGATGCAAGTAGAGAAACAACTCCAAGACCTCATTTTTTGTCAGATTGGCTTGACCGTAAAGAAGGAAGCGTTTCAGTTCTATTAGACAAAAATCATATCTGCCATGGATTCGGGAGAATTAGACCTTGTTTGTTAAAGGCTGGAAAAGGTTGGAGAATAGGTCCCTTGCTAGCAGATACTCCTCCTCTTGCAGAAATGCTCCTTCGCAGGTTGATCTCAAGTCATTCTGGAACAATTCTGATTGATACACCGGGATTAAACCCTTATTCAAAATATTTATTAGAAAGCTTAGGCTTTAGTGAAGTTTCTCGTACTTTCAGAATGTACAAGGGTATTCATCCACCAGTATCTAATAACCAGGTATATGGATTGGCTTGCCTTGAACTTGGTTAG
- a CDS encoding SDR family oxidoreductase — MKVAISGASGKTGYRIAEEAIAKGHEVTLIVRPNSILPKSLEGCRRLNISLFNKQELDDSLNDIEALFIATGARPSIDLTGPAKIDSIAVINQVESCKRVGVKRIILVSSLCAGRWLHPLNLFGLILVWKRIGEKALENSNINWTIIRPGGLNDREEDIQNEGIIYSEKDNQEDGSIPRRLVARCCIDCLKEKKSIGRIIEITSSSQQKKLALGKAI; from the coding sequence ATGAAGGTAGCAATTAGTGGGGCATCTGGCAAAACTGGATACAGAATTGCAGAAGAAGCTATAGCTAAAGGTCATGAAGTAACTTTAATTGTTAGACCTAACTCAATCTTACCAAAATCACTCGAAGGTTGCCGTCGTTTAAATATATCATTATTCAATAAACAAGAATTAGATGATTCATTAAATGATATTGAAGCATTATTTATTGCAACTGGGGCTAGACCTTCCATTGACCTAACAGGACCAGCTAAGATTGATTCAATTGCTGTTATTAATCAAGTTGAAAGTTGCAAAAGGGTAGGTGTTAAAAGAATTATCCTTGTTAGTTCACTTTGTGCTGGACGTTGGTTACACCCTTTAAATTTATTTGGATTAATACTTGTTTGGAAAAGGATAGGAGAGAAAGCCCTGGAGAATAGCAATATAAACTGGACTATAATAAGACCAGGAGGACTTAATGATAGAGAGGAGGATATACAAAATGAAGGAATTATTTATTCAGAGAAAGACAATCAAGAGGATGGTTCAATTCCTAGACGTCTTGTCGCAAGATGTTGTATAGACTGTTTAAAAGAAAAAAAATCTATTGGAAGGATCATTGAAATAACAAGTAGTTCACAACAAAAGAAATTAGCTCTAGGTAAGGCTATATAG
- a CDS encoding Crp/Fnr family transcriptional regulator, producing the protein MSFRFLPDTSISAVRMATGQSVLIDPSARSGNACLEVIEGIARVYCPCEETEGMTLAFLQAGDQLRTDRLCSEGVCVEALTSLCFRSDAEINETSGFDAVNEWTLQLLRIRHLGNAEQRLQALFALLVNRLGRRCGNWCQLPFRLTHERIGELIGSTRVTSTRLISRLRSANLLIAPAGEQTLSLAPTFIESSPLTA; encoded by the coding sequence ATGAGCTTCCGCTTTCTGCCAGATACATCAATCTCTGCTGTACGAATGGCAACTGGTCAATCGGTACTGATTGACCCTTCTGCTCGATCAGGCAATGCTTGTCTAGAGGTTATTGAAGGCATAGCAAGAGTTTATTGCCCCTGTGAGGAGACAGAAGGGATGACTCTTGCTTTCCTTCAAGCTGGAGATCAACTAAGAACCGATAGATTATGTAGTGAAGGAGTATGCGTAGAAGCTCTAACTTCCCTTTGCTTCAGGAGTGATGCTGAGATCAATGAAACTAGTGGATTTGACGCGGTAAACGAATGGACTTTGCAGTTACTACGAATAAGACATTTAGGCAATGCGGAGCAAAGACTGCAAGCTTTATTTGCCCTATTAGTAAATAGGCTTGGCAGAAGATGCGGAAACTGGTGTCAACTTCCATTTAGACTTACACATGAACGAATAGGAGAGTTAATAGGCTCAACGCGAGTAACTTCGACTCGATTAATTTCAAGACTTAGATCTGCGAATTTACTTATAGCTCCTGCTGGTGAGCAAACACTAAGCCTGGCTCCAACCTTTATAGAATCCTCTCCATTGACAGCGTAA
- a CDS encoding ABC transporter ATP-binding protein gives MKEIHLEIIDLWHRHVSSDSKSPTLKSISLNINKGELIGLVGPSGCGKTTLLRLIAGFESPIKGRILLSGKEISSNSRLVPPEKRGIGMVFQDYALFPHLSVWKNVCFGLNRRSDSKRAKWLLDLLGLSELIDRYPHQLSGGQKQRLALARALAPGTSIVLLDEPFNSLDLQVRIRLRNELSDVLKTCSATGIFVTHDSQEALAICDRVAVMKDGELHQCDSSKQLRNNPRTSFVGEFVFQKNTIPIKFNDNKFSTPLGKVSLNESNITNPDILMFDPEALIIDSSEKSNCIIKSIEYYNTYSIITVKLLNILLRVKSTDLNEYSIGQECYIRFKNKQPVLLYPGSHKSEIN, from the coding sequence GTGAAAGAAATTCATTTAGAAATAATTGATTTATGGCATCGACATGTCTCTTCTGATTCAAAAAGTCCCACTTTAAAATCGATTAGTTTAAATATAAACAAAGGTGAACTTATTGGCCTTGTAGGTCCTTCTGGTTGCGGCAAAACTACTCTACTTAGATTAATTGCAGGCTTTGAATCACCTATTAAAGGCAGAATACTGCTTTCTGGGAAGGAAATTTCTAGTAATTCAAGATTAGTACCTCCAGAAAAAAGAGGAATAGGTATGGTTTTCCAAGACTATGCACTATTCCCTCATTTATCTGTATGGAAGAATGTATGTTTTGGCTTAAATAGGAGATCTGATTCAAAAAGAGCAAAATGGCTCCTTGACTTACTTGGCTTGTCAGAACTTATTGATCGCTATCCTCATCAGTTGTCTGGTGGTCAAAAGCAGAGATTGGCTTTGGCTAGAGCACTAGCTCCTGGTACCTCAATAGTTTTACTTGATGAGCCTTTCAATAGTCTTGATCTTCAGGTAAGAATAAGACTGAGAAACGAGTTATCAGATGTTTTGAAAACATGTTCTGCAACAGGTATTTTCGTCACTCATGATTCTCAAGAAGCCCTTGCTATTTGTGATCGAGTAGCAGTAATGAAAGATGGAGAGCTTCACCAATGTGATTCTTCTAAACAATTAAGAAATAATCCACGAACTTCATTTGTTGGAGAATTTGTTTTTCAAAAAAACACAATTCCTATTAAATTTAACGATAATAAATTTTCGACTCCTTTAGGAAAAGTCAGTTTAAATGAATCTAACATTACTAATCCAGATATCCTAATGTTTGATCCAGAAGCCTTGATAATTGATTCCTCTGAAAAGTCAAATTGTATAATTAAATCAATCGAATATTATAATACTTACTCTATAATCACAGTTAAACTATTAAATATCCTTCTGAGAGTTAAAAGTACAGATCTAAATGAATATTCTATTGGCCAGGAATGTTATATAAGGTTTAAGAACAAGCAGCCAGTATTACTTTATCCAGGATCTCATAAATCAGAAATAAATTAA
- a CDS encoding CDP-alcohol phosphatidyltransferase family protein yields the protein MKENNLLLRNRKYRALANFLTIFRCLIGLPIIILLTYNKLLLAWALILIGGLTDILDGKIARLSGTVSSFGSKLDPLADKLLLLAPIIWLCKINLLPLWSVWILLTREIVVSTWRSDIPSGGPASVGAKVKTFLQFFSIILLLWPAELGGIYIKLKLNLIGWYIFWPSLLLALTSALGYIRSQSISHQK from the coding sequence ATGAAAGAAAATAACTTATTATTAAGAAATCGTAAGTATCGTGCATTAGCTAATTTCCTTACCATATTTAGATGTCTTATTGGCCTACCAATTATTATTTTGCTAACTTACAATAAGTTGTTATTAGCTTGGGCTTTAATATTAATAGGAGGATTAACAGATATATTAGATGGAAAGATTGCAAGACTCTCAGGAACAGTAAGTTCCTTCGGCTCTAAACTTGATCCTCTCGCAGATAAATTACTATTATTAGCTCCGATAATATGGCTATGTAAAATTAATTTACTTCCATTATGGTCAGTATGGATATTATTAACTAGAGAAATAGTTGTTTCTACATGGAGATCAGATATACCAAGTGGTGGGCCAGCCTCTGTTGGAGCTAAAGTGAAAACTTTCTTACAGTTTTTTAGCATTATCCTTCTTTTATGGCCAGCAGAACTTGGAGGTATATATATAAAACTAAAGTTAAATTTGATAGGTTGGTATATATTCTGGCCATCATTACTACTAGCTCTTACTTCAGCCCTAGGATATATTAGGAGTCAATCAATTTCTCATCAGAAGTAA